The genomic region AGCTACTGCACCCATACTCCTTAAATTGTAATATCTTGCTGTATTAATAGTAGCCATTCTAATAGCAATAATAGGGTCTATCCCTTTCTCAATACTTCTTCTTACTAAATAATCTATATCGCCATCTTTTAAGATGTCTAAGGGCTCCCTATCGTCCGTACAGAAAGAAAAACTATGGTGATTCATAACATTAACGGCTTCAATTAATGCTTCTAAATTTTTAGCTGCAGTTCCTTCTCTTATAAACACCTGCATTCCTTTTCCTATCTTTTCTAACGCTTCTTCTTTTGTAGTGCATTCATGGTCAGATCTAATAAATGCATCTATATATGCATTTAATTCCTTTCCAGTAACTCCAGGAGCATGTCCATCTATTTTTTTATACATATGTCTTAAAATTTCTATTTTAGTTAATAACTCTGAATCTCTATTAATAACTCCCGGAAAATTCATTACTTCCCCTAATGCAATGATTCTATTAGGGTATGAATCTACAAAACCAACCATATCCTCAGGCCCAAGTCTTGCTCCAGATGTTTCCATATTTGTTGCAGGAACAGCTGAAGGTATTGCTATATAAACATTTAAAGGTATTCCTTCTGTAGATTTAATCATATATTCCAACCCATCTAATCCTAAAACATTGGATATTTCATGTGGATCTGCTATTACTGTTGTTGTTCCTCTTAATAACACAGCTTTAGCAAATTGTCTTGGTGATAACATAGAACTTTCTATATGTAAATGAGCATTAATAAATCCAGGTAATACATACATACCTTTCAAATCTATTACTTCTTTTCCCTCTGTATAATCACCAATACCTGCAATTCTTTTTCTAAATAATGCTATATTTGTTTCTTCTATTTCGCCAGTAAAAACATTTACGAGCTTTGCATTTTTTAATAGCACATCAGGTTTTTCTTTTCCTAAAGCTACTGGAATAATATCTTTTATTTTCATCTTTCCCCTCCTATCAATATCTATCTTTTAAAACTCCATTCATCAAAGGTCTTCTAATCATTATGAAAATAATTCCAAGAAAAATTATATTCAATATTGATGATGCTGAAAATAAATCCCATCTTGGATAAGATGTTCCTGGTTCTCCAATAAGCGTATATAATTTTACTGAAAGCGGATATAAAGAATCTTTGTTTAATAGCATCAAAGAAGGAATAAATCCATTCCATCCTTTCATAAATCCTATTAACATGGATACAAGTAAAGCGGGTATAGATAATGGAAATAAAATATAAAAATACGATTTTAATTTTGTGGTATCCAATAACGCTGTTTCTTCTATCTCTTTAGGTATTTTATCCAGATATCCTTTTATTAAAAATGTTGCCATTGGTAATGTGTGTGTTGCATATACAAGCGAAAGACCAAATAAAGAATTCAATAAATGTAATTTTCTAAATACCATAAATAAAGCAATTATAGAATGAACTCCTCCTAAAAAGTCAATAAATATCAATAATGGTAATACCCAACCTAAATTATTTTTAGATATAAACAGAGCAAGTGGATAGGATATTATAGGAACAATAATCGCCGTTAAAAAAGCTATAATTATTGTATTTTTTAAATTATGTTCAATATGAATCTCTGAAAATATTCTATTATAATTTTCAAAAGTTAATTTTTCTGGAAACAATGTTATTGCTATATTATTTGTTCCAGATAATGATATATTTACTATATTATACACTGGAAGCATAATAATTGTTATTAAGAGAACTAATAAAAGGTATTTAAACACCATTTTTATCGTTTTCAAATTCATTTTAACTTTTGTTTGAGGAATTACAGGCGTTTTTTCTTTAAAGATCAGCCACATTAAAGATATTATAGGAATAAAATCAAATCCTCCCCAAAACCCTTTAATACTTATATTTAAAATCATCATTGAAAAATCTAAAATAACGACTAAACCAAATAAATTTCTTTTTTTCAAAAGAATAAAATATAATCCTATTGTCAATAGTAAAATAATTCCCGGATTAAAGATATAAGATAAAATTTTTATGGCAATAACAAAGGTTAAAAACTTTTTCAATGATAATGTTCTTCTGGTTAGGAAGATAAATGCAATCAACATAACAAATATAGCTGAAATTACACTATATGCGGAAATAATACCAAAATCATATTGTGTATTTGAAATAAAATAATTAAAAACTCCCATTGTTGTTGTTATTCCTACAATGCTATGTGAAGTAAAACCAGCAAAAATTGGAGGACCACCTGCAGTTAAAAGGAAAGGAACTGTAAAATCCTTAAAATGATTCGCAAATGTAATTAAAAACCACGTTATTATCGTAGGTTTTATATATGGTATAGTTATATTTATTAACGTATTCAAAGAATTTGCACCATCTATTTTCGCCGCAAGATGTAGCTCTCGTGGTACTTCTTGATATGCTGATATTAACACCATGACAACTATTGGCAATTCAAGCCAAATACTAACAAAAATACCCCACCCCAAACCAGCAAAAATATCTGTAAATATATTCGTATTTAAATGAAAAAGATTTTTTATAATAGACTCTGTTCCATAACCGTAAATTAAAGACCTCCAGATTAAAACTCCCATATATGATGGAATTATCCACGGCAACATTATTATAAAAAACAATATTTTTTTATTTTTCGCTTTAGTTTCTAATATATAAGCTATTATTATTCCTAAAATTATTACGATAGATGATATTATTGATGCCCAGATAAAACTTATTTTAACAGCAATACCCATTCCAGAATCATTCAAAACTTTTATATAATTTTGAATTCCCACAAAAGATCCATTTTCTCCAAAAGGAGAATTATAAAATGATGTTTTTAACATTGATACCATCGGAATTATTAATATAAATACAATCAACACCAAAGCTGGCAATACAAGTAAAAATTTTTTATTTGCCATCCATAAACTCCTGTGCTTTTTCTACAATTTCTCCATCATACCCTTCTTTTTGATTCAAAATTAATGTCATCATAGTTCTTACACCTTGCCAATACTTTGATTTAAAATAGGCTGATGTTGGCATTATTTTACCTATTCTTGCTGATTCATAAGCAACTTTGAAATATTCATCTTTTTCTTTTAATTTATCAAATGCTTCTTTATTTATAGGAAATTTATATAAATTCTCACAAAATTCTACTTGGGAATCTTTACTAAGAACAAAATCTATAAATCTTTTTACTTCCTTTGTTTTTCTTCCTTTAATTATACTAAATCCTTTATAATCAAGAATAGGCGTCATATAATTTCCCGCTTCTTCGATATATGGTAATGGCAAAATTTTAAATTCAATGCCAGATTTAATAAAATCGGGAATCATAAATGTACCAAAAAACATAGCTGCAATTTTTCCACTTTTAAATCCAGAAATTAATCCCTGTCTTTCCACTAAATGAGCACTATTGCCTGCAATATTCTTAAATATAAAATCTATCGCATTATACGTTTCATCATCATTTATTATTATTCTACCATTTTCCATTAATTCTTTTTTCCCAAAAGCCCATTGAAATGGTGGAAACCAATATGGCGAATTTGCACCCCAGGCTAATCCCATTATTTTTCCTTTACTTTTATCCTCTACTACATAACTGGCAAACAATAAATCTTCAAAGGTTAATCCCTCATATAGTGGAAAACCGTAATCGTAAAAAACTTTGTCATGGTAATATAAAACTTGTGTATCAAAATAAAATGGAACACCATAATAATGAGCCTCTTTAATAAAATTACCAGTTTCTTTATCAATTACCCGATTATCAACCTTAAAAGCTTCGAATGAATTACTTAAAACTTTATTTTCAATATCACTTTTTACATCATCGACATTTTCAATTAAATTGGCTTCTTTTAATTTTCCAATTTCATCATTTTTCACCAAAATAACATCTGGAATATCGCCATTTCCTCTAACTGTTGTAAAAAGCTTATCAGAAATCCTTTTTTGTTGTATAATATTAACGGTAATCCCTGTTTCTTTTTCAAATTCTTTAGCTATTTCTTTCATTTGTTTCAGCCCTTCATATTCAAACCACAGCGTAATGGAATTTGAAAAAATACTCGACATCATAGATAGTAAAAATAAAATTAAAACTATATATCTATTCATACATAACCTCCTTAATTGTGATATAATCTTAACATATATTATACATCAAATGGAGTGATTAAAAAAATGAAAATATTAGGCGTTATTTTAGCTGCTGGACTTTCTAAGAGATTTAAAGGAAATAAAATGCTTTTTAGTTATAATGGAAAACCTATTTTACAATGGACAATAGATTTATTAAATTCTTTTAATTTTGATAAATTAATAATTGTAAACGAGAAATGGGAAGAATATAAAGATAATTTTTATCTATATGATTTTAAAATAATAGAAAATAAAGAATATAAAAATGGAATATCTTCTTCTGTTAAAGTTGCTATAAAATATGCTTTATCTCATGGTTATGATAATGTGCTAATATTCCTTGGTGATATGCCTTTAATACCCAAAAAAATAATAGAAAAAATATTAAATATTCAAACGCAAAAACCTATTATTGCACCTTATTACAATGAAAAAAAGGGATTTCCTACGTATATAAAAAAAGAATTATTTGAAGAAATATTAAAATTAGAAGGTGATGCAGGCATAAAACAAATCATAAAAAAACATCCCAATATCGTTGAAAAAATAATAGTAGATTCACCAGAAGTAACTGTAGATTTCGATTATAAACCTTAAGGAGGGAAAACAATATGGATGAAAATATTAAAAACCAATTAATAGCTTTTCAAAAAAATGAAATAACAGAATATCATGTGTATAAAAAACTCGCAAAAAGGATAAAAGGGAAAAACGGTAAAGTTTTAGAAGAAATTTCCAAAGATGAATTTAAACACTATAATATTATGAAAAAATACACCGAAAAAGATGTTCAACCAAACAATTTTTTAGTATTCTGGTATGTATTGCTATCATATATATTCGGATTAACATTCGCATTAAACGCAATGGAAAAAGGAGAAGAAAAAGCTCAAGCAAACTATGAAGAAATTAAAAACTACGTTCCGGAATTTGAAGAAATTATAAAAGATGAAAATGAACATGAAAAGAAATTATTGGGATTAATTGATGAAGAAAAAATAAATTATATTAGTTCAATGGTTTTAGGTTTAAATGATGCATTAGTTGAATTAACAGGCACATTAGCTGGTTTAACTTTTGCATTCCAAAATTCAAGACTTGTTGCATTATCGGGATTAATCACAGGAATTGCCGCTTCATTTTCAATGGCAGCTTCTGAATATTTGTCCCAACGTGCAGAAAAAAATGCCACTAATCCATTAAAAGCTTCTATTTATACAGGAATTGCATATATCATAACTGTTGTACTACTTGTAGTACCATATTTTATATTTTCTAACCCTATGATTTCATTAATATTTACTATAATCAATGCAATTATTGTAATTATCTTTTTCTCATTCTTTGTCTCTGTGGTCCAAGAAAAAACTTTCAAACATTATTTCTTTGAAATGCTTACAATTAGTTTTGGAGTTATGATCATTTCCTTTGTCATTGGTCTTATAGCCAGACAATTTTTCCATATTGAAATATAAAAACGGGGGAAAATCCCCCGTTTATTTATATTATTAACCTATTAATTCTATTAAACCAATGCTTCCATCTTTTCTCTTATAAACCACATTAACCTCTTCAGAATCTGAATTTCTAAATACAAAGAATTCATGTCCCAAAAGTTCTAATTGCATAATTGCTTCTTCCAAAGAGTACATATTTAAATCATAACGTTTTCTCTTTGCTATCTTGTTTAAAACATCCTCCTCTTCAATAACATCAGTGTTAATTTCTTTTAGTGGATTTGGAGCATCATGGTCTTGAAGTTTTTCTTTAAATTTTTTCAATTTTCTTTCATAGGCATCAGAAACTTTATCTATAACCTCATAGAGGTCTGTTCCTCTTTCTTCTACCTTTAAAATAGTACCTTTTACCTTTAAATGTGATGTAGCTTCAACTTTAAATGTTTCTTTTTCTTTTGTAATTCTAATATCAGTGTTCATTAATAAATCATCATGTTTCTTAAAAACTCTATCAATTTTTTCCATCCTTTTTTCTAAATAATCTTCTAACGCCTTTGTTAGTTCAATGTTTTTTGTATATAACTTGTAATCCATAAGAACACCCCCTTTGGTTGATCCCTACTATAATAATAACACTTTTTACCAAAAAAGTCAAACTTTCTTAATACTAAGATAATAAAAGCTCCTTGCATAACGAAAGAATATCTAGGTCCAATTGACAATTTTCATTTCTATTTTATATTTTCTATACTATTTATGAAATAAATTAAATATATTTTTGGTAATAATTGTGATTTTTTAGACATAAAACTTAATATCTTAATTTTATACAAACATATATAAACATAAATAATAAATATTTAATTAATAATAATAAATAAATATTTTATTTAAACTTTTTAATTTACTTATTCTTAACGCTTTCTTATTTTTTTTTTTACTTATTAAAAGTATAATAATATTGTATTCATCCGGATGATACAAAAAATATGAGGGAGGGATTTTTCGTGAACGCATTGTATTTAACTTCAGGTGTTAACAATTCTTCATATTCTACTACAAATAACAAGATTTATGGGAATGGTAACAATCAAACAACTGTTGATGCAGGTCAAAGTTATTCAGAACAATTAAATAGCGCTATTGGCATTTATGGTGCTTCAACTATGTCTGGAACTGGTGGTGGAGCTGCTATTTCTGCAGAGTTGCTTAAATTATCGAAATAATGAAACATATTTTTAAATCAAGGTTTAAAAACACTTTTTCATTCATAACAATAGATAAAGAAATATTTGATATAAATAATATCGAGAATATTAAAAAGCCTTTTAGAACTAAATTTCTGGATAAGGAATTTTTGATTCCTTAGCCAGGTTTTGATTTATATTTTTTTGAAAACAAATTTTGGAACAAACCATCAAAAAAATATTCTTACAATAATAATTTTGAAATATATAATATAAAATATAATTTACAATTTTTAAATTCTTTATGGAATATAAAAAACAAACGAATCTATTATTTAAATAAAAATTTTTATTTAAAATTTATCTTTAAATTAAATGATTTATCCATATTTTATTCTATTTTTGTTTTAATTTTTTTGAAAGGTTCTAAAGATACTTTCCATTATTTTTTTGTAGAAAAAACTCCCGAAACATATTCTGTATTTAAAAATCTGGGATTATTTCCATCTTTTTTTACTTTAAATGTCCATAATATTAACAAAATAAATATAATATTATATCTCAACGGATTTGAAGTTTATAATGAAAATTTTACTTTATTCCCACTAATATATCATAAACATATAAAACAATATTTTCCAACTCATTATATTGCAAATTACTACTTTTAAGGTGATTGTAATGAAAGATCTTTTTGATTTTCTTATAATAATTATTTATATGTTTACTTTTATATTTTTTAAAAATTTATCTTTAATATTTGAACCATCTATATATAGATATATATTTTCCTCTATATATTTAACTTTTATATTTGTACTTTTTCTTTCTGCTTTTCTTTTTAAAAGAAGATACATAATGGAACAATTAAAAAAAAGCTTTAAAATTAAAAAATATTTTATTCCTTTTTATATTTTAATTCTAATAATTATTATATTTTTAAATATTAAATATTATCTCCAAAAAGAAGAATTGTTTTTTAATCTTTTAGTAGCTAGTTTTAGTGAAGAATATATATTTAAATGTTATTTTTATAATTCATTTAAAGAAAATAAATATAATAAATTACTAATATATATTTATTTCAATTGTGTTTACTTTAAGTCATTATTCAATAGAAACTTTTCAAACACCTTATTTATTAAAGCTTTTTACTTTTAGATTTTTTTATCAAATAGTCTCTCTTATTATATATGATATTTCAAAAGATATATATTTAATATCTGGAATACACTCAATAATTAACTTTTTTGTATTTAAGGAGGTCTTTTAATGAAGAAAAAAAATTTGATTTTGTTGACATTTATAATTATATTATTAATTCCTACTATATATGTGATAAAAAAATCTTCTGTTAAAAATTTCTATAAATTCAAAAACTTTGTTAATTCTTCCTATATGTTTAAAGATAAAAATGGAAATGTTTATGTTGGCTTTCGAAATAATAAATTATTTTCATTTTCTAAACATCTTAAAAAAAATTGGGAAAAAACTTTTAATTCTAATATTTTAAGTTTTTTTGCATTAGATGATGAACTTATCCTTACTACTAACGATTCTAATTTATATGTTTTAGATTTAAATGGAAATATTTTAAAAAAGAAAAATTTTAATTATGATGTTTTAATTTTAAAAGGAAAAATAAGTAATAATAAATTTCTTGTAATATATAAAGAAAACAGATTTTTCAGAGTAGGCGAATTAGATATCGATGAAGATAATATATCTATAACTGAAATTTCTCTATATATGGAAAGTATCGTTAATGGCTATGAACACTTAAAAATATATCCTATAAATAAAACTGATTTTTTTTACTTTAAAAAAGAAGATAAAAAAATTTCACAGATTTTTATTACTTATGATGAAGATAATATCCCATATATTAAAAAAATTGTTCCTATTAAAATCTTTTATATAAAAGATAAAAAATATGCAAAATATGGATTTCCAACTTATAAAAACAAAAAAATTTTTTTCAGTGTTGATGAATACTATTATATTCATAATATAGAAAACGGTTCAGAAAATATTATTGATTTGAAAAAATACTATACATTTAAAGATTATATTCCAAAGGTTAATTCTAATATCGTTACAACAGATGACAAATCATATTTTACATCAAATTTTGGGGATTTGTTTGAGATTGATAATAAAACCCTTAATACAGAAAAATATAAAATAAATGCATTTGGAGACCATAGTATAATAAAAACATTTAATGATAAACTATATATATTGTCTGGCAATAATTTCATAATTTTTGATACAATCTCAAAAGAATTTAAATTAAAAAAATTTGGAGAAAACTATAATAATTTTGTTGTAATAGATGAAAATAATGTCATATTATTAAATAATAATAAAATTTCAAAACTTCTTTTATTATAGATTTAGAAAATTTAATTTTTTAGTAAAATTAAATAATAAAAAAGGGACTCCAAAGAGTCCCTTTTTTATTAATGTCCTAATGCTCTTGGATCTAAAGCATCTCTTATAGCATCACCAAATAAGTTAAATGCAAGAACAGTAATAAATATAAACAAACCTGGTAATAATAACCATGGATAATTAGTTAAAGCAGTAATATTTTGAGCTTGTGACAACATTAATCCCCAACTAGCTGAAGGTTCTCTAATACCCAATCCAAGGAAACTCAACCCAGCTTCACCAAGAATATAACTTGGTATTGACAATGTCGCTGAAACTATAACATAAGTTGCAGTATTTGGTAATAAATGTTTCCATATAATCCTTCTTGAAGGATATCCTAATGCAACAGCTGCCTGAATAAATTCTGTTTCTTTTAAACCCAATGTCATACCTCTAATAACCCTTGTCATACCTGGCCAACCAATGAATGAAAGGATTACAATAATCAAAATATATTTTACAGATGGTGACATACCCGATGGTAAAATAGCACTCAAAGAAACAAGCAAATAGAAACTTGGTATTGACATCAATATTTCTGTAAACCTCATTAAAACCTCATCAATCCATCCGCCAAAATATCCAGCAGTTCCACCTAACATCAAGCCTATTGAAAATGTTATTGCAATACCCAATAACCCTATTGTTAAAGAAACTCTACTTCCAAATACCAGCCTGCTGATCATATCTCTACCAAATTTATCAGCACCCCATAAGTATATAATTCCATCCTTCGAGGAATAATCTTCTGCTAAAAATGGCAATTTGCTCTTTTCAACACCAAACAAATGTAAATTTCCAGGAATAAAACCTAGCCATTTATATTCCCAACCCTTTGTAAAGAATTTAATGTTAAACTTCTTTAAATTAACTCCTTCAACATTTTCCGGAAAATATTCATAAAAATCATCTTCTGTTTCAACTTCAATGGAATCAAGAGAAACATATTCTCTAAATTCTTTTACATCCTCTGGCTTCAAATTTAACTTCGACAAATTACCCTTCGTTTTATAATTTTCTTCAAAATAATATGTTTTTGAAATCCCTCTATCTTCAACACTTAAAAGAACATCTTTACCTTTTAACAAAGGTATTTGATCAACAGGTAAAAAACCTTCTTCATTTCTTTTTAATATCTTATTTTTTATCCCTAATTCTTCAAAAGTTACTAATGGTTCTGTTTTGGTTTCTGATAATATTTTATATTCTTTTCCATCATTTGTTACTGCAATTGTTTTATAATTCAATACAAATTGATAATTAGTTACGGTAGATTCAAAATCTGGATTATACTCTCCCAGTTTTAATACTGTTTCCTTTTCTGTATCAAAATTCAAATCATCGTATACTTTAAAGTTTTCAAAATATGTTGCAGGTTTAAATGTACTCTGAAAAGTCACTGGATCTTTTACTCTCTTATATAAATAAACATGTGGACCAATATTTTTTCCTGTTTCATCTTTCCAGAATACTTTCATTGGTGGTGCAAATTTATATTTTATATGTTGAACTTTGTAATCCATTGGTGATAAAAAATCTGCAAACAATGCAAATAAATATAATATTATCAAAACCCACATTGATATTAAACCAAATTTATGCCTTTTCAAAGCTCTCCATACAAGTTGAGGGGTAGATAAAAATTGTTTCTCGAAAACATCTTGATTTTCCTGTTTCTTAACTTCTTTATTCTCAGCCATCATTTTCCCTCCATTATCCTAATCTCAAACGAACTCTTGGATCAACAGCTGCAAGTAATATATCAGCAATTAAGTTACCAACAACCAATAATACAGAAGCTAACATAATATCAGCCATTATAACGAAAATATCCTGCTGCAACAATGCTTCTATAATTAATTGACCCATTCCTGGCCATCCAAATACATTTTCTGTTAAAACCGCTCCGCCCAAAAGTCCTGAAATTGAAAAACCTAAGGCTGTAATAATAGGATTAATTGCATTTCTCAATGCGTGTTTATAAATAACAACATTTTCTGGCATACCTTTAGCTCTTGCAAATTCAACATAATCCTGTTTCAATTCATCAAGCAATTGTCCTCTCATAACCCTCATTGTTCCTGCAAGACCAGAAGTTCCCAAAGTAATCATAGGTCCAAGAACATGCCATAATATATCTAAAAACTTTTTCCATGCAGGAAATGTATCATATCCTAATGAAATATAACCACCAACTGGAAAAATCTTTCCACCGGTTTTTGCCGCAAAAAACAAAAACAATAAGGCAAAAAAGAAATTTGGTATTGACAATCCTATAAATCCTATAACACCAACAATCTGATCTCCTAAACTATATTGATGCAATGCTGCATATATACCCAGCGGGATACCTATCCCCCAGGTAAAAATGAATGTAGTTATACTTAATAATAAAGTTGCTCCAACTCTTCTCCATATTAAATCCCAAACAGGAATTTGATATGTAAATGAATCTCCCCAGTCACCTTTCAATATATTTTTTAGCCATATAAAATATTGAACAACTGGTGATTTATCAAGCCCAAACCTTTTTTCTAAATTCTTAACCTGATCGGCACTTACTGCCGGATTAAGTCTATAAGAATCCAAAAAATCACCTGGTGCTAATGATATTATCATAAAAGATACTATTGACACACCAAGCAATACAGGTATGGCCAAAATAATTCTCCTAAGGATATACTTTAGCATCAAAAGACCTCCTCACATTAATTTGAAAGGGAGCGGAGAAAACTCTCCATTTCCCCCACTCCCAATTAAATAAGAATAATAAATATTATTGATCTTTCCAGATATTCCATCCTGCCCAAAGAACACCTGCTGCTGGGTTAGGATCTGGATTGTAAATATGTACTGATTTTTTATAAGCAATTAAATAATTTTGTGCTACTGTGTATACTAATACTTGATGTTCTGCTACTAACATCTGGAATTCGTCGAATAATTTGTGTAATTCATCTTTATCAACTGCTGATACCTGTAATCTCATGATTTCATCAATTCTCTTTTCATATTCAGGAACAACATAATCTGCTTTTAAAGCATCATCAAACATTTTTGGTTTTACTTCTGGTGAATAATTCCAGAAATGTAATCCACCATCTAATCTCCATACATTCCATCCTGATGCTGGATCTACAGAACCTGTTAAACCTATAATAACTGCTTCCCAATCTCCTGTTGCCACTAATTTACCAACTAATGCATTAAATTGCATTGGAGCAAAGTTAACATCAATACCTAATTTTGATAAGTTTTCTTTTAAGATATTACCAATTTCTTCCCTAACGTTGTTACCAGCATTTGTTGTTAATTCGAATTTTACAGGATTTCCATCAGCATCATATAATTTTCCACCTTTTAATACAAATCCGCCTTTTTTAAGTTCTCTCTTAGCTCTTGCTAATGAGTATCTGAATCCTAAATTTTCTACTTCTGGATTATAAAATCCTGATGATGGTGATACAGGACCATATAATGCTGCACCTAATCCGTTATATAATACATCGATCAATGTTTGTTTATCAATTGCATAAGCTATAGCTCTTCTGAAGTTATCATTTCTAAACCATTTTCTCTTAACAGGATCTTTTGCATTGAAGTTAAAGGTTACAAAGTTTGAACCTAAGTTTGGTCCACCTTGTCTTACTACCCAACCTTTTTCTTCTGCCATTGCTCTAATTTCTGGGAATTCTTCAGCTGTAGGTGAATAAATATCTGTTTCACCAGCTTCGAACTTTAATCTTTCTGTGTTTAAATCTTTAACAATAACATAAACTATTTGATCTAAGTAAGGTAATTGAACACCATTTTTATCTTTTCTGTAATAATATGGGTTCTTTTCTAATACAACTCTAACGCCTTCTTTATATGTTTTTAAAACAAATGGGCCAGAAGAAACTACTGATTTTAAATCTGCTAATGACCATGCTTCTTTAAATTTACCTTCTTTATAATATGGTTCTAAAATATGTTTTGGTAATATTTCTGTCCATCCAATTGATTCGTGA from Marinitoga aeolica harbors:
- the hpf gene encoding ribosome hibernation-promoting factor, HPF/YfiA family produces the protein MDYKLYTKNIELTKALEDYLEKRMEKIDRVFKKHDDLLMNTDIRITKEKETFKVEATSHLKVKGTILKVEERGTDLYEVIDKVSDAYERKLKKFKEKLQDHDAPNPLKEINTDVIEEEDVLNKIAKRKRYDLNMYSLEEAIMQLELLGHEFFVFRNSDSEEVNVVYKRKDGSIGLIELIG
- a CDS encoding ABC transporter permease subunit; translated protein: MANKKFLLVLPALVLIVFILIIPMVSMLKTSFYNSPFGENGSFVGIQNYIKVLNDSGMGIAVKISFIWASIISSIVIILGIIIAYILETKAKNKKILFFIIMLPWIIPSYMGVLIWRSLIYGYGTESIIKNLFHLNTNIFTDIFAGLGWGIFVSIWLELPIVVMVLISAYQEVPRELHLAAKIDGANSLNTLINITIPYIKPTIITWFLITFANHFKDFTVPFLLTAGGPPIFAGFTSHSIVGITTTMGVFNYFISNTQYDFGIISAYSVISAIFVMLIAFIFLTRRTLSLKKFLTFVIAIKILSYIFNPGIILLLTIGLYFILLKKRNLFGLVVILDFSMMILNISIKGFWGGFDFIPIISLMWLIFKEKTPVIPQTKVKMNLKTIKMVFKYLLLVLLITIIMLPVYNIVNISLSGTNNIAITLFPEKLTFENYNRIFSEIHIEHNLKNTIIIAFLTAIIVPIISYPLALFISKNNLGWVLPLLIFIDFLGGVHSIIALFMVFRKLHLLNSLFGLSLVYATHTLPMATFLIKGYLDKIPKEIEETALLDTTKLKSYFYILFPLSIPALLVSMLIGFMKGWNGFIPSLMLLNKDSLYPLSVKLYTLIGEPGTSYPRWDLFSASSILNIIFLGIIFIMIRRPLMNGVLKDRY
- the ade gene encoding adenine deaminase is translated as MKIKDIIPVALGKEKPDVLLKNAKLVNVFTGEIEETNIALFRKRIAGIGDYTEGKEVIDLKGMYVLPGFINAHLHIESSMLSPRQFAKAVLLRGTTTVIADPHEISNVLGLDGLEYMIKSTEGIPLNVYIAIPSAVPATNMETSGARLGPEDMVGFVDSYPNRIIALGEVMNFPGVINRDSELLTKIEILRHMYKKIDGHAPGVTGKELNAYIDAFIRSDHECTTKEEALEKIGKGMQVFIREGTAAKNLEALIEAVNVMNHHSFSFCTDDREPLDILKDGDIDYLVRRSIEKGIDPIIAIRMATINTARYYNLRSMGAVAPGYKADMIVVDDLEKINIKMVFKDSKLVVKDGKFVDEMKGVYNDMPKKFGKVILPKVTVDDLKIKDRGKKIRVIKIYEGSLLTDELILDPKVENGYVVPDVERDILKIAIFERHTGTNFSLGFIKGFGIKSGAVGTSVGHDAHNIGIIGTNDEDMYTAAKEIENMNGGMVVVENGKILAKLPLPIAGLMADKELEEVVEELEHLEGEMKKLGGIDATFMTLSFVQLAVIPHLKITNNGLVNVNKQEYVDLFVD
- a CDS encoding VIT1/CCC1 transporter family protein is translated as MDENIKNQLIAFQKNEITEYHVYKKLAKRIKGKNGKVLEEISKDEFKHYNIMKKYTEKDVQPNNFLVFWYVLLSYIFGLTFALNAMEKGEEKAQANYEEIKNYVPEFEEIIKDENEHEKKLLGLIDEEKINYISSMVLGLNDALVELTGTLAGLTFAFQNSRLVALSGLITGIAASFSMAASEYLSQRAEKNATNPLKASIYTGIAYIITVVLLVVPYFIFSNPMISLIFTIINAIIVIIFFSFFVSVVQEKTFKHYFFEMLTISFGVMIISFVIGLIARQFFHIEI
- a CDS encoding nucleotidyltransferase family protein — encoded protein: MKILGVILAAGLSKRFKGNKMLFSYNGKPILQWTIDLLNSFNFDKLIIVNEKWEEYKDNFYLYDFKIIENKEYKNGISSSVKVAIKYALSHGYDNVLIFLGDMPLIPKKIIEKILNIQTQKPIIAPYYNEKKGFPTYIKKELFEEILKLEGDAGIKQIIKKHPNIVEKIIVDSPEVTVDFDYKP
- a CDS encoding sugar ABC transporter substrate-binding protein, which produces MNRYIVLILFLLSMMSSIFSNSITLWFEYEGLKQMKEIAKEFEKETGITVNIIQQKRISDKLFTTVRGNGDIPDVILVKNDEIGKLKEANLIENVDDVKSDIENKVLSNSFEAFKVDNRVIDKETGNFIKEAHYYGVPFYFDTQVLYYHDKVFYDYGFPLYEGLTFEDLLFASYVVEDKSKGKIMGLAWGANSPYWFPPFQWAFGKKELMENGRIIINDDETYNAIDFIFKNIAGNSAHLVERQGLISGFKSGKIAAMFFGTFMIPDFIKSGIEFKILPLPYIEEAGNYMTPILDYKGFSIIKGRKTKEVKRFIDFVLSKDSQVEFCENLYKFPINKEAFDKLKEKDEYFKVAYESARIGKIMPTSAYFKSKYWQGVRTMMTLILNQKEGYDGEIVEKAQEFMDGK